Genomic window (Streptosporangium brasiliense):
GCCAGGTCCTGGGCCGCAAGCGGTCCACCGGGCACGACAAGGCTCCTGCAAGGACGATCGGTCACCTTGCCGGGAAGGAGAATTCCCATGTCAAGGGAGCGGCGGCGCGCTGCTCGGGACAGGAGCCGGCTGGGATGGCCACCATCGTTCCACTCCATCGTTTGCTGCCGATGTTCGCGCGGGGGTTCGTGGACGCGTTCGCGGACGTCGGCAGGCGCTCGCGCGGGGAGGTCGTACGGCTCGGCCTGGGGCCGTGGCGGCCCTACCTGATCACCCATCCCGACCACGTCCAGCACGTGATGCGGGACCACTGGACGAACTACCTGCGGGTGGGCCAGGTCTACGAGCCGGTGCAGCGGCTCATCGGCACCACCCTCGCGGGGGAGGGCCCGGACTGGGAGGCCGGTAGGACGGCGCACCAGCCCATGTTCACGGCGCGGAACGTCACGTCGCTCGCCGGGGAGCTGGCGGAGGTGATCGCCGAACGCGTCGGCCTGCTGGACGAGCCGGCCCGGGCGGGCCGGCCGATCGAGGCCACCCGGACGATGGCCGGCCTCGTGGTCGCGGCGAACATCAGGGTGTTCTTCGGAAAGAAGAGCACCTTCGCGGACGGAGAGCGGATGGTCCGGGCGTTCGGCACGGCCATCAAGCTGTCCGGCATCCGCACCATCCTGCCGTTCGTGCCCGACGGCGTCCCGCTGCCCGGCGACCGCGCCATGGCCGGCGCCGTCAGGACGGTCGACGCGCTGGTGTACCCGCTGATCCGCGAGGCGCGGGCGGGCGACGGCCACGACGTGCTGTCCGCCCTGTGCCGGGCGCGCGGCACCGGCCAGGACGCCGACCGGCTGGTCCGCGACGACCTCGTCGCCGCGCTGGTCGCCGCGGACGACACGACGACGCACGCCCTGGCCTGGGTGTGGCCGCTGCTCCACGCGCATCCCGGGGTGGCCGCCCGGCTCCATGCCGAGGTGGACCGGGTCGTCGGCGCCGGACCGGTCGAGCCGTCACACCTGCCGGAGCTGCGGTACACGAAGATGGTCATGCAGGAGGTCCTGCGCCTGTACCCGTCGGGCTGGATCCTGCCGAGGGTCGCCGTCGAGCCCGGAGAGGTGGGCGGAGTCCGCGTCGCGGCCGGCTCGACGGTGCTGGTCTGCCCGTACGCCACGCACCGGCTGGACGCGTTCTGGGACCGCCCGCTCGCCTTCGACCCGGAACGTTTCCTCGACCAGCGCAGGCACCGCTACTCCTACTTCCCCTTCGGCGGCGGCCCCCACCAGTGCCTCGGCCGGCACCTGTTCTTCGTCATCGCGTTGCTCACCGTCGCCACCATCGTGAGCCGCTACCGGCCGCAGGTGGCCAACCCGGGGCGGTTCACCCCTTTTCCCGGCGTGGCGTTGCGCCCCAAGCAGGAGATCAGGCTGCGCCTCATACCCCCGGAGGGCCGAAGTAAGGCAGGAGACCGGTCTGGTCGTGGCAGTTGAGATACTCCATGAGCCCGCCCTCCGGCGGCACGTAGACCTCATGGCCGAGCGTCACGTTTATTTCGGGGGCGAACCTGGCGATGAGTTCGCCCGCGCTCTTGTAGATCGCGAGATGGGTGGGGTGGCTGTGCGCCCACTGTTCGAGATGGGACAGGCTCAGGAACCACGCCAGCGTGGTGGTCTGCACCCGTTCGTCGTTCGACACGGGCAGCTCGGCGAGGCAGGCGGACAGGCAACCGGTCTCATCGGGATGCTCGGTGAGATATCCGACGCCCTCCCGGTAGACGGGCAGCACGCGCTCCTCGAACCAGGCGCGCTCGTCGTCCGGGCAGTGCCTCCAGCCCTGGGGGCTGCGGATGAAACAGAGGTTGCGCGGGGTGGCCACGACCAGGTGACGACCGGCCGAGTCCACCGGCCCTGCCTGCACCGACGCGACCTCGCCGGCGAGCCCGCCGTCCTCGGCGGCGGCGATCCGGTCGCGCATCGACCCCGGGTAGGAATGGCAGACGTTCAGCGCCGCGGGGAACTGCGAGGCCAGGCCCCACGACGGGGAATCGTAGGAGTACGACGTCTCGAAGTGGTCAGGCGGCGCCCACAGGACCTCCGTCCACAGGCCGATCGGCCCGCCCGCCGCCGTCAGGCCTGGGTCGGCCCACGATCCGAGCGGATGCGCGGCCGACCACGCCTTCTCTGCCCCGGCGTCCAGCCAGTAGGCGAGCAGGACGTCGTTGGTGTAGCCACGGCGGTCGACGTGGGTGGCGTGCTCGTACGTCACCGGGGCGTGCGCGCCGCCGAAGCCGTCGAGCATGCGCGCCAGCACCCGCCGGGCCTCCGCGGACCCCCGGTGCTGCACGGCCAGCTGCCGCAACGTGACGCCCGCCGCCTGCTCGGGCAGGCGCAGACTGTAGGCCGGGTACGGGTTCTCGAAACCCGCCGGTCGGATTTTCGCCATGACAGGCCCTTTCAAGCAATTTCGGGGGAAGAGGAAGTCCCCGGGGGACAGGGCTCACCCGGGCGGTCCGGCTACGGCAGGCGCGGCCGCACGTGCACCCACACGCCGTCCTTGACGCGGAGATGGCTGGCCACCCGGACCCGGGTCTCGCGTCCGGGAACGGGCGTCAGGACGCGGCGCTGACCCGCTCCGGCTCGCCCGGCCGCATCTCGGTGCCGGACAGGGCGCGCACCATCACCTGCATGCTCAGCCGGTCGCAGGCCGCCGCGATGTCGAAGGGCTCGCCGGCGCGCGTCCGCGCGGTCCAGTCGTGGAAGGCCTCGTCGATGACGTCCACCATGGTGTCCGCGAGGCCCGTCAGCCGCCGCCGGTGGAAGGCGGGCTGAATGAGCCGGCGCTGCCGCTTCCACACCTCGCCCTCGACGAAGGGCAGCGCGTCGCCCATGAGCGTCCGGATGCCGTCCCAGACGGGGCCGCTCTTGACGTAGTTGCGCGCGTTGTCCACCAGGAGGTGTTGTGCATGCCGGGGGGTGGCACACCACGGTGAGCTTCGTGAAAGCGAGGTCCGGATCGAAGATGTCGCCGTAGGCCGCCCGGGTTTCCCGGATGAAGGCGAGCCCCTTTCGCAGGAGGGCCAGCGGGTAGCCGGGCACCTTCGGCGGCGTCCGCCTGTCAACCGGTCGCACGGGCGGACCTCGCTCTGCGGCGCTCCACGGGCACGAGGTGCAGCTCTATCGGCTGCTTGGGGCGCAACGCCGCCGGGAGGGGGCTGATCGGGCCCGGGGTGCGCACCTGCGGGTGGTGGCGGCTCACGATGGTGGCGAGGGTGAGCAGCGCGACGACGGAGAACAGGTGCCGGCCGATGCACTGGTGGGGGCCGCCGCCGAAGGGGAAGTAGGAGTACCGGTGGCGGCGGTGCTCGTGGCCGGGGGAGAACCGTTCCGGGTCGAACTCCAGCGGGCGGTCCCAGAACTCGTCCAGCCGGTGCGTGGCGTAAGGGGAGATGAACACCGGGGAGCCGGCGTCGATGGGCACACCGCCGATGTCGCCGGGCGCGACGGGGAAACGTTGCATGATCCAGCCCGACGGGTACAGGCGCAGGACCTCCTGGACGACCATCTTGGTGTAGCGCAGCTCAGGGAGGTGTTCCTGGCGGACCGGCCCCGTGCCGACGACGTGGTCGATCTCCTCGTAGAGCCGGGCGGCCACCCGCGGGTGGGCTTGGAGCAGCGGCCAGACCCAGGCCAGGGCGTGGGTCGTCGTGTCGGTGCCGGCGACGAGGGCGGCGACGAGGTCGTCGCGGACCAGCCGGTCGGCGTCCTGGCCGGTGCCGCGCGCCCGGCACAGGGCGGACAGCACGTCGTGGCCGTCGTCCTGCCGCGCCTTGCGGATCAGCGGGTACACCAGCGCGTCGATGGCCTCGACCGCGCCGGCGAAGGCGCGGTCGCCGGGCAGCGGGACGGAGTCGGGCACGAACGGCATGATCTGGCGGACGTTCATCCACTTGACGGCCGTGCCGAACTCCCGGGCCAGCCGCCTTCCTTCGGCGAAGGAGCTCTTCTCGCCGAAGAAGAACACGGTGTTCACGGCGACCACGAGGTCGGCCATCGTCCGGGTGGCCTCGATCGGCCGGCCCGCCCGGGCCGGCTCGTCCAGCAGGCCGACGCGTTCGGCGATCACGTCCGCCAGTGTCGAGGTGAGCGACGTGACGTGCCGCGCCGTGAACATGGGCTGGTACGCCTTCCTACTGGCCTCCCAGTCCGGGCCCTCACCGGCGAAGGTGGTGCCGAGGAACCGTTCCACGGGGGCCCAGACCTTGCCCATCCGCAGGTAGTTCTGCCAATGGTCCCGCATGACGTGCCGGACGTGGTCGGGATGGGTGACCAGGTAGGGGCGCAACGGCCCGAGGTTGAGCCGGACGATTCCGCCGCGGGATCGCCTGGCGATGTCCGCGAACGCGTTCACCGGGCCGCGCGCGAGCAGCGGCAGCATACGACGGAGGGGAATGACGGCGGCCTGTCGGCCCGGTTCAGCGGTGGTGCCGGTCGGGACGGACATGTGTGTTCCTCGACAGTTCGGGCTGCTGAAGGATACGAGCCCGGTCACCGTGGCCAATCGTCCTTGTCGGGCGCTTGTGGTGTCCCGGCGATTCCTTGCGGGCCGCTTGCCGGCGCGGGGCTCAGTGGTCGCGGCGCATCGCCCATCCGGCGATCCCGGCGAGCTCGTCGCGCCCCGCCTCGCGCGGTTCGGCGCGGTCCAGGCAGGCCAGCGCCAGGCCGATCTGGCGGCGGCCCTCCGCCTCCACCGCCGTCCGGCCGCCCGCCGCCTCGATGAGGTCAGCCATCAGCGCGCATTCCCGCCCGTCGGGCGGCGCCGCCCGGCGGTACAGCGCCGCCAGCCGGCGGCCCGCCTCGCCCGCGTCCGCCAAGGCGGTGATCACCGGCAGCGTCTTCTTGCGCGCGGCGAGATCTGCGCCGACCGGCTTGCCCGTGCGGTCCGGCCGGCCCCAGATGCCCAGGATGTCGTCGGCGCACTGGAAGGCCACCCCGAGATGCCGGCCGAAGCGGCCGAGCTCACGGGCCCGCTCCCCGGACGAGCCGCCCAGGAGCGCTCCGAGCGTGCACGCGCCGCCGAGCAACGCGCCGGTCTTGAGCTCGGCCATCGATCGGTACTCCGCCGCGCCGACGTCGTCGCGGGACTCGAAGGCCATGTCGTCGCTCTGCCCGCGCATGAGATCCGCCATGGTGCCGACCAGGACGCCGGTCACGTCCGGATGCCCCGTGCCGGCGAGCACCTGAAGCGCGAGGATCTGCAACGCGTCCCCGGCGAGCACGGCCGCCCCGACGCCGAAGCGCACCCACGCCGCGGGCCGATGCCGCCGCACGCGGTCCGCGTCCATCACGTCGTCGTGCAACAACGAGAAGTTGTGCACCAGCTCCACCGCCACCGCCCCGGGGATCGCGCGCCGGTCCTCCCTGCCCACCGCGCGCGCCGCGCCCAGCACCAGGGCCGGGCGCAGGGCCTTGCCCGTCCCCCCGTACGCCGCCCCGTCCGCCCAGCCGAAGTGGTACTCCGCCACGCGGCGCTCCGGATCGGGCAGGGCGGCGACCGCCCGGCGCAGCGCCGGCCGCACCAGCGCCTCCGCCTCCGCGAACGCCCGCGGCGGCGGCTCGCCGGCGCGTCCGGCCGATCGGTGGGACAACACTCCATCACTCAGCTCGCTCGACATCGGCGATCTCCTCAGGGAGTAGCCCGGGACATGTGAAGCAGGCGACTTGGGCCCGGCCAACGTGGCTTGTCATCCTTGTGGGCCGCTCAAAAGCTCACATTCCGCCGCTCAGCCCCGTCGCGGCGCCCTTCCTGGCCGGATGCGCCCACAAGCCCGTCCGCGGCCGGCGACCAGCGAACGACAAGGACGCCAAGCACGCTGGCTCCAGCAGAAGTCGCAAGGAGCTTCCATGGACACACCGCCCCCCATGCGCATCGACCTCCCGCCCGCCTATTGCCCGATCCCCCCGGCCATCAATGACAACTTCGAAGAGTGCAGGCGCCGCGGCCTGGCCTGGATGAGCGAGCACGGATTCTGCGCCGACGACGCGGCCAGGCTCCGGGTCGCCCAGACCGATTCCGCCGAATGGTGCGCCCAGGCCATGCCCCACGCCAGTCCTGAGCGCCTGCAGGTCGCCACGGACTGGACCTACCTGATGTTCGTCTTCGACGACCTGTTCTGCGACACGGGCGAGAGCAGCACGAACACCGACGCCTTCGTCGAGGCCGCCGCCCGCATCATGCACCTGTTCGAAGCCCCCGACGGCGCGACCATGGACCCGGCCAACCCCTTCACCGCCCCCATCCGCGATCTCGCCCTGCGCGTCCGGCGCTGCGCGACCCCGGCCCAGGTCCGGCGCTGGATAGAGGCGCACCGCACATGGCTGCTCGGCGTGGCCTGGCAGATCGCCGCCCAGTCGTCCGGGACCCCACTGAGCCTCAACGACTACACGGTCATGCGCCTGGGCACCTGCGCCGGCCTCCCCTGCGCCGCGATGGTCGAAGAGGACGAAGTGCCCGCGAACGAACTGAACAGCCCCAAGGTGCGCGCACTCACCGAGGCCGCCTGCCTCACCGCCGGCTGGGACAACGACCTGGCCTCCTACGGCAAAGAGCTCTGGCACAGACAACAGACCCCCGATGCCCGGCCGGGCATCGCCACCAACCTCGTCGACGTCCTCATAGATCTGTACGGCCACACCCGCGACCAGGCCCTGGAAGAAGCCACCCGGCTGCGCGACCACACCACGCACCTGTTCATCCGGCTGCGCGAGCAGGCGCTGCCCACCGCCGGCGCCCCGCTGCACCACTACCTCAACGCCCTGAGCACCAGCATCCGCGCCACCCTCGACATCGGGCTCACCACCGCGCGCTACACCAACCCCGACGGCGCCCACCCCGGCGCGATCCACATCACCTCAAGCCTGACCGACACACCACCGATCGCGGCGGCGAACCCCCTCCCCATCCCGGCCATCGCCTGGTGGTGGGACCTGCTCGACCGCCGCGCCGGCTGAGCCGTAGGGGAGCGGGAAGGCGCGGCACAACTCCCGCACCGAGGCGGCCACCCGCCCGCGCACCCCGGCCGCGCCGCCGGGGAGCGCGTGCACGGCGTGGTGGAGTGCGCGGCGTCGATCGGGGTCGGGTGCAACCCCGCGGCCACCAGCCCGGCGATGTGCGTGATGTCGGCCAGCACGTACGCCCCCACCTCGTCGGCGACGGCCCTGATGCGGCCGAAGTCGATCGACCGGGTATAGGACGTGGTGCCGCACACGATCAGCCGCGGCCGGTGGGCGTGGGCGGCCTTCGCGAGCTGCCCGTGGTCGATCAGGCCCCGGTCGTCGAGCCCGTAGTGTGCACCGTGTACAGCCGGCCGCTCAGGTTGACCGGCGCCCCATGGGTCAGATGGCCACCCTGGTCCAGCGCCATCCCGAGAACGGTCGCGCCCGGCCGCAGCAGCGACTGCATCACGCTGTGGTTGGCGAAGCTCGCGCAGTGGGGCTGCACGTTGACGTAGCGGGCGCCGAACGCCTCCTTGGCCCGCTCGATCGCCAGCTCCTCGACCTGGTCGACGTACTCGCAGCCGGCGCGGTAGCGCCCCCCGGGTAGCCCTCGGCGGTGACGTTGACGATGGTCGCGGCCGAGGCGGCCGGCACCGACGCGTCGGTGCCGCCGTTGGAGGCCACGAGCGACAACGACTCCGACTGGCGGCCTCACAGCGTGGCCGGTCCACCTGGTGTGCCGGCG
Coding sequences:
- a CDS encoding cytochrome P450, whose amino-acid sequence is MATIVPLHRLLPMFARGFVDAFADVGRRSRGEVVRLGLGPWRPYLITHPDHVQHVMRDHWTNYLRVGQVYEPVQRLIGTTLAGEGPDWEAGRTAHQPMFTARNVTSLAGELAEVIAERVGLLDEPARAGRPIEATRTMAGLVVAANIRVFFGKKSTFADGERMVRAFGTAIKLSGIRTILPFVPDGVPLPGDRAMAGAVRTVDALVYPLIREARAGDGHDVLSALCRARGTGQDADRLVRDDLVAALVAADDTTTHALAWVWPLLHAHPGVAARLHAEVDRVVGAGPVEPSHLPELRYTKMVMQEVLRLYPSGWILPRVAVEPGEVGGVRVAAGSTVLVCPYATHRLDAFWDRPLAFDPERFLDQRRHRYSYFPFGGGPHQCLGRHLFFVIALLTVATIVSRYRPQVANPGRFTPFPGVALRPKQEIRLRLIPPEGRSKAGDRSGRGS
- a CDS encoding phenylacetaldoxime dehydratase family protein, encoding MAKIRPAGFENPYPAYSLRLPEQAAGVTLRQLAVQHRGSAEARRVLARMLDGFGGAHAPVTYEHATHVDRRGYTNDVLLAYWLDAGAEKAWSAAHPLGSWADPGLTAAGGPIGLWTEVLWAPPDHFETSYSYDSPSWGLASQFPAALNVCHSYPGSMRDRIAAAEDGGLAGEVASVQAGPVDSAGRHLVVATPRNLCFIRSPQGWRHCPDDERAWFEERVLPVYREGVGYLTEHPDETGCLSACLAELPVSNDERVQTTTLAWFLSLSHLEQWAHSHPTHLAIYKSAGELIARFAPEINVTLGHEVYVPPEGGLMEYLNCHDQTGLLPYFGPPGV
- a CDS encoding cytochrome P450, translated to MSVPTGTTAEPGRQAAVIPLRRMLPLLARGPVNAFADIARRSRGGIVRLNLGPLRPYLVTHPDHVRHVMRDHWQNYLRMGKVWAPVERFLGTTFAGEGPDWEASRKAYQPMFTARHVTSLTSTLADVIAERVGLLDEPARAGRPIEATRTMADLVVAVNTVFFFGEKSSFAEGRRLAREFGTAVKWMNVRQIMPFVPDSVPLPGDRAFAGAVEAIDALVYPLIRKARQDDGHDVLSALCRARGTGQDADRLVRDDLVAALVAGTDTTTHALAWVWPLLQAHPRVAARLYEEIDHVVGTGPVRQEHLPELRYTKMVVQEVLRLYPSGWIMQRFPVAPGDIGGVPIDAGSPVFISPYATHRLDEFWDRPLEFDPERFSPGHEHRRHRYSYFPFGGGPHQCIGRHLFSVVALLTLATIVSRHHPQVRTPGPISPLPAALRPKQPIELHLVPVERRRARSARATG
- a CDS encoding polyprenyl synthetase family protein gives rise to the protein MSSELSDGVLSHRSAGRAGEPPPRAFAEAEALVRPALRRAVAALPDPERRVAEYHFGWADGAAYGGTGKALRPALVLGAARAVGREDRRAIPGAVAVELVHNFSLLHDDVMDADRVRRHRPAAWVRFGVGAAVLAGDALQILALQVLAGTGHPDVTGVLVGTMADLMRGQSDDMAFESRDDVGAAEYRSMAELKTGALLGGACTLGALLGGSSGERARELGRFGRHLGVAFQCADDILGIWGRPDRTGKPVGADLAARKKTLPVITALADAGEAGRRLAALYRRAAPPDGRECALMADLIEAAGGRTAVEAEGRRQIGLALACLDRAEPREAGRDELAGIAGWAMRRDH
- a CDS encoding terpene synthase family protein: MDTPPPMRIDLPPAYCPIPPAINDNFEECRRRGLAWMSEHGFCADDAARLRVAQTDSAEWCAQAMPHASPERLQVATDWTYLMFVFDDLFCDTGESSTNTDAFVEAAARIMHLFEAPDGATMDPANPFTAPIRDLALRVRRCATPAQVRRWIEAHRTWLLGVAWQIAAQSSGTPLSLNDYTVMRLGTCAGLPCAAMVEEDEVPANELNSPKVRALTEAACLTAGWDNDLASYGKELWHRQQTPDARPGIATNLVDVLIDLYGHTRDQALEEATRLRDHTTHLFIRLREQALPTAGAPLHHYLNALSTSIRATLDIGLTTARYTNPDGAHPGAIHITSSLTDTPPIAAANPLPIPAIAWWWDLLDRRAG